A section of the Telopea speciosissima isolate NSW1024214 ecotype Mountain lineage chromosome 3, Tspe_v1, whole genome shotgun sequence genome encodes:
- the LOC122655297 gene encoding uncharacterized protein LOC122655297, which translates to MLLLTAERLSTVLDEVTSQKPADDDYDQHEAYKYFHSCDSKAKLSILGSVDKSITNSMKGITFAKGMMDKLKELFNETDMKEGTPVTDHVLKMKNLFEKLETLDTSLTLKYKRYVIFNSLPTTYNPFICNFNMNRLNAELTEVDNMLQEVEKTLKKEKGEVNATEVKDSNSKNKRN; encoded by the exons ATGTTACTCTTGACTGCGGAACGTCTGTCTACAGTTCTTGATGAAGTGACCTCTCAGAAACCCgctgatgatgattatgatcaaCATGAAGCCTACAAATACTTTCATTCATGTGATTCAAAGGCTAAGTTATCCATCCTTGGATCGGTTGATAAATCGATCACTAACTCTATGAAAGGCATAACCTTTGCCAAGGGTATGATGGATAAGCTCAAGGAGCTTTTCAATGAGACTGAT ATGAAAGAGGGAACTCCAGTCACCGATCATGTCTTGAAGATGAAAAATTTATTCGAGAAACTAGAAACCCTGGATACTTCCCTCACTCTTAAGTACAAAAGATATGTGATCTTCAACTCTCTCCCCACAACATATAACCCTTTTATCTGCAACTTTAACATGAATAGATTGAATGCTGAGCTGACTGAGGTGGACAATATGTTACAAGAGGTGGAGAAAACACTTAAGAAGGAAAAGGGTGAGGTCAATGCCACAGAAGTCAAAGATTCTAATTCCAAGAATAAAAGGAATTAG
- the LOC122655296 gene encoding acidic leucine-rich nuclear phosphoprotein 32 family member B-like, whose protein sequence is MNVSGKSFGDVGTSSRVVGSGEFSFVSASTQRNTYIEDTITTLTPTPTHVHDADPINEENADSDSSDSDYVAEESDELSESSSNMEESEDEENAVEDEEVRKVNTDDEESECRSDVEGDPDEGGVDHKINLCVGQ, encoded by the coding sequence ATGAATGTCAGTGGTAAGTCATTTGGTGATGTGGGCACTTCTAGTAGAGTAGTGGGTAGTGGAGAGTTTAGTTTTGTTAGTGCTTCTACTCAACGTAATACATATATAGAGGATACAATTACAACTCTAACTCCAACTCCAACACATGTGCATGATGCTGATCCAATCAATGAAGAAAATGCAGATAGTGACTCATCTGATAGTGATTATGTGGCTGAAGAATCAGATGAACTCAGTGAGAGTTCAAGCAATATGGAAGAgagtgaagatgaagaaaatgcAGTGGAAGATGAGGAGGTAAGAAAAGTTAATACAGATGATGAAGAATCAGAATGTAGATCAGATGTAGAGGGAGATCCTGATGAAGGGGGTGTTGACCATAAGATCAATTTATGTGTTGGTCAATAA
- the LOC122657107 gene encoding 50S ribosomal protein L27, chloroplastic-like, with product MPKFPMIFNFSFATFQFHPGKNVGMGKDHTLFSLIDGLVKFEKFGPDRKKVSVYPRVEQPENPNSYRARKREYFRMQRERRKARKEGIVPQPQMVLASVEEISNSNPIC from the exons ATGCCTAAATTCCCTATgatatttaatttttcatttgCGACGTTTCAGTTTCACCCAGGGAAGAATGTTGGGATGGGCAAGGACCACACTCTCTTTTCGCTGATTGATGGATTAGTAAAGTTCGAGAAGTTTGGACCAGACAGGAAAAAG GTTAGTGTTTATCCACGTGTCGAGCAGCCTGAAAACCCAAATAGCTACAGAGCACGGAAGAGAGAGTATTTCAGGATGCAACGTGAACGCCGTAAAGCAAGAAAGGAAGGCATTGTACCCCAACCTCAAATGGTATTGGCTTCAGTGGAGGAAATTTCCAACAGCAACCCTATCTGCTGA